The following proteins come from a genomic window of Notamacropus eugenii isolate mMacEug1 chromosome Y unlocalized genomic scaffold, mMacEug1.pri_v2 SUPER_Y_unloc_2, whole genome shotgun sequence:
- the LOC140516987 gene encoding olfactory receptor 5D13-like: protein MIISDRNRSTSVIFILFGFSDYPEFHILLFLLFLAIYVITVMGNLGMIAIIIMNPKLHTPMYFFLKHLSIVDFCYSTAVTPKLLENLVPEDKTMSIPTCIMQFFFIANCALTDTVMLGVMAYDRFVAICNPLLYMAVMSQKRWSLFIAAGYSWGILLSLLFTYSLLVLSFCRPKIIDNFVCEYSGILSASCSDKYFSQLILRIVANFNMLSTLMIIFTSYIFISVTVMKMNSAGARHMPFSTCDSHLTAVGIFYGTILFLYCIPNSKSSCFTIKVGSVFYTVVIPMLNPLIHSLKNKDVKETLRKLMDKKMMSH, encoded by the coding sequence ATGATAATCTCTGACAGAAATCGGAGTACTTCAGTCATATTCATTCTCTTCGGATTTTCTGACTACCCAGAGTTtcacattcttctctttttgcttttcttggccATCTATGTGATTACTGTGATGGGGAATCTTGGAATGATTGCAATCATTATAATGAACCCAAAGTTGCACACTCcaatgtattttttccttaaacaCTTGTCCATTGTGGATTTCTGTTACTCTACTGCTGTTACACCAAAGCTGTTGGAAAACTTAGTTCCAGAAGATAAGACGATGTCTATACCTACTTGCATCATGCAATTTTTCTTTATCGCTAACTGTGCTTTGACTGACACTGTCATGTTGGGAGTGATGGCATATGATCGTTTTGTGGCCATTTGTAATCCCCTTTTATATATGGCTGTCATGTCCCAGAAACGTTGGAGTCTCTTTATAGCTGCAGGGTATTCCTGGGGCATACTCTTATCTCTGCTCTTCACTTACTCTCttcttgttttatctttttgTAGGCCTAAGATTATTGATAATTTTGTCTGTGAGTATTCCGGCATACTCTCTGCCTCCTGCTCTGATAAGTACTTCAGTCAGCTGATACTTCGTATAGTTGCAAATTTTAATATGTTGAGCACACTTATGATCATATTCACctcttatatatttatttctgtaaCTGTCATGAAAATGAATTCTGCTGGGGCAAGGCATATGCCGTTCTCCACTTGCGACTCTCACCTGACAGCTGTTGGAATCTTCTATGGAACAATCCTTTTCCTCTACTGCATACCCAATAGTAAAAGCTCCTGTTTCACCATCAAAGTGGGTTCTGTTTTCTATACAGTGGTCATCCCTATGCTGAACCCCCTAATACACAGTCTGAAGAACAAAGATGTTAAGGAAACACTCAGGAAATTAATGGACAAAAAAATGATGTCTCATTAG